The following nucleotide sequence is from Posidoniimonas corsicana.
GCCGCAGACCCCGGAGCTGGTCTGCCCGCTCCGCTACCGCGCAGCCGTCGCGCCGCACGTGGCGGCCAAGGCCGAGGGGAAGTCGTTCTCTCCAGACGAGCTCATCGCCGGCGCCAACGCCTGGGCGCCGCACTGCGACCTGCTGCTGGTTGAGGGCGCCGGCGGCCTGATGTCGCCGCTCGCCGAGGGCGACTTCTACAACGCCGACCTGGCCGACGCGCTCGGGGCGCCGATGGTGGTGGTCGCCGCCAACCGCCTGGGCGTGATCCACGACACGATGGCCACGCTGCTGGCCGCCGAGTCCCGCTGCCAGGCAAGCAGGCCGCTCGGCGTGGTGCTCAACAGCGCCGGCCCAGAGCACGACGCGAGCGTCGCGTCGAACGCCGAGGAGCTGATGCAACGGATGCCCGTTCCGCTGCTGGCGACTACGGCTTGGAGAGGTGGGCTCGATCGCGTAGTGGACTGGGCGGGGCTGCTGGCGTAGCCGATCGCAGTGCCTGCACCACAAGAAACACGACGCGCGGGGTCGCCCCCGTGCGTCGTGTTTGTGTTGGCATTGATTCCGCCGACGCTACACGGTCGCGGCTTCGGCGCCGTGGTGCATGCGGGACTCGGCCATGCTAGTGTCGATCTTCATCCGCATCGTGAGCGACCAGCGGCCGTGCTCGTCGGCCTGCAGGATCCAGTGCGGCTGCACCACAACCGATTGGTTGACCAGCTCGAAGCCGCCCTCGGACTGGCTCACGGTGGCGATCGGGTAGGTCCAGATCGACGTGGGGCGGTCCATGGTGAGGCCGACGTCGACGCCTAGCCACTCGTCGGTTAGCGAGAGCGAGTCGACGTCTGCCAGGTCGAGCTTGGCGCCGAGGTCGCCCAGACGGGCGCCGTCGCCGGCGTGGAAGTAGCGGTCGTCGGCCCCCGGCGGCAGGCCGGCCATGCCGAGCTCGACCGAGAAGTGCAGCGGGCGGTCGCCCGGCAGGTTTTCGAGCAGGTAGGTGATCTCCAGCTCCGACCCGCCGGCCTCGAGCGTGACGCCCTTGGTCACCTTGACCGGGGCGCCGTCGACGTTGCCGTCGCGCCACATGAGGGCCTGCATGCGGTCCGGGTTGCGGCGGATCTTCGACTCGAACGCGCCGCTGACGAAGTCGCCCTGCTCGCGGGCCTCGTTCATCGCGACCGACTCGAGCGAGGCGTCGATGTCGTAGAAGTGGTCGACCAGGCTCTTGCGGGCGTACGAGTCGTACTGCAGCATCTGGTCCAGGCCTTCCTGCTTGAAGACCACGCGGTCGTGGATGCTGGCGACCTCGCCGCCGGCGGCGGAGGGGCCGAGCAGCACCTTGCGGTGGTAGGCCTCCTCGCGGCGGCTCAGAGTGGCCAGCAGGTTGTGGCAGATGGAGCGTACGTCAAGCTCGTAGAGCTTGCCGCCGTCGCCGGGAGCGAGGAACGCCTTGAGGCGGTTAGACGCCAGGCG
It contains:
- the bioD gene encoding dethiobiotin synthase, producing the protein MKTLFVTGVGTEIGKTYVAALIARQLRESGVRVGVYKPVASGCENGRSEDAEMLWEAAGRPQTPELVCPLRYRAAVAPHVAAKAEGKSFSPDELIAGANAWAPHCDLLLVEGAGGLMSPLAEGDFYNADLADALGAPMVVVAANRLGVIHDTMATLLAAESRCQASRPLGVVLNSAGPEHDASVASNAEELMQRMPVPLLATTAWRGGLDRVVDWAGLLA